The following coding sequences lie in one Streptomyces albofaciens JCM 4342 genomic window:
- the soxR gene encoding redox-sensitive transcriptional activator SoxR produces MPQLPFKVHELTVGQLSARSGAAVSALHFYESKGLISSTRTAGNQRRYTRDALRRVAFVRAAQRVGIPLAVIRDALAELPDGRTPNREDWARLSEVWRGELDERISQLVELRDRLTDCIGCGCLSLQKCALSNPYDELGAQGPGARRLRVDRGGGPARTGAAAPGTATRTGTGTDASDECGADC; encoded by the coding sequence GTGCCCCAGCTTCCTTTCAAGGTCCACGAACTCACCGTCGGCCAGCTTTCCGCGCGGAGCGGCGCGGCGGTGTCCGCCCTGCACTTCTACGAGTCCAAGGGGCTGATCAGCAGCACCCGTACGGCCGGCAACCAGCGCCGCTACACCCGTGACGCGCTGCGCCGGGTCGCCTTCGTACGCGCCGCCCAGCGGGTCGGCATCCCGCTCGCGGTGATCCGCGACGCGCTCGCCGAACTGCCCGACGGGCGCACCCCCAACCGGGAGGACTGGGCCCGGCTCTCCGAGGTCTGGCGCGGCGAGCTGGACGAGCGCATCAGCCAGCTCGTCGAGCTGCGCGACCGGCTGACCGACTGCATCGGCTGCGGCTGCCTCTCCCTCCAGAAGTGCGCGCTGTCCAACCCCTACGACGAACTCGGCGCGCAGGGGCCGGGCGCGCGGCGGCTGCGCGTGGACCGGGGCGGCGGGCCGGCCCGGACGGGCGCGGCCGCGCCCGGTACCGCTACCCGCACCGGCACCGGTACCGACGCGTCGGACGAGTGCGGCGCGGACTGCTAG
- a CDS encoding amidase: MAELHDLTALEQAAGVRTGELSPVEITEHYLARAEDLDSRLGAYLTRTPGIARKQAAAAEDEATAARREGRELPPLFGVPVPVKDLTQVAGVRCTMGSRAFADLVPERDDHVVTKLRRAGTILLGKTNTPEFGLPCYTENLLAPPARTPWDLERTAGGSSGGAAAAVAGGLAPVAHGSDGGGSIRIPAALCGLYGIKPSRGLISSGPLLHDVSGLGTAGPLARTVADAAALLDAMAGPMPGDPFAAPALPPGETYAACALRDPGRLRVGWLTDVPFPGVEVHPDCRAAVTETAALLADLGHEVDALALPADDSYRLAFTRVWSVIAAGRPVPPEREAELLPLTRYLRGRGAEIPGVEYARALYAFRMLGQLIADGVMARDGGFDVVLTPTVATPPPRVGELRNDADPKAEFAAVGAFTPFTPLYNATGQPAVSVPLHWNAAGLPIGVMLGGRYGEDATLVALSAQLERARPWAHRKPEVW, encoded by the coding sequence ATGGCCGAACTGCACGATCTGACCGCCCTGGAACAGGCCGCCGGAGTACGGACCGGCGAACTGTCCCCCGTCGAGATCACCGAGCACTACCTCGCCCGCGCCGAGGACCTGGACAGCAGGCTCGGCGCGTATCTCACCCGTACCCCCGGCATCGCCCGCAAGCAGGCGGCCGCGGCGGAGGACGAGGCCACCGCGGCGCGCCGCGAGGGCCGGGAACTTCCGCCGCTGTTCGGGGTCCCGGTGCCGGTCAAGGACCTGACCCAGGTCGCCGGGGTGCGCTGCACGATGGGCTCGCGGGCGTTCGCCGACCTGGTGCCGGAGCGGGACGACCATGTCGTCACCAAGCTGCGCCGGGCGGGCACGATCCTGCTCGGCAAGACCAACACCCCCGAATTCGGCCTGCCCTGCTACACGGAGAACCTCCTCGCGCCGCCCGCCCGCACCCCCTGGGACCTGGAGCGTACGGCGGGCGGTTCGAGCGGCGGGGCCGCCGCGGCGGTGGCCGGCGGGCTGGCTCCCGTGGCGCACGGCAGCGACGGCGGCGGCTCGATCCGTATCCCCGCCGCGCTCTGCGGCCTGTACGGCATCAAGCCGAGCCGCGGCCTGATCAGCTCGGGACCGCTGCTCCACGACGTCTCCGGCCTGGGTACGGCGGGCCCGCTCGCCCGTACGGTCGCGGACGCCGCCGCGCTGCTGGACGCGATGGCCGGCCCGATGCCCGGCGACCCGTTCGCGGCGCCCGCACTGCCGCCCGGCGAGACGTACGCGGCCTGCGCCCTGCGCGACCCGGGGCGGCTGCGCGTGGGCTGGCTGACCGACGTGCCCTTCCCCGGCGTCGAGGTGCACCCGGACTGCCGGGCCGCCGTCACGGAGACGGCCGCGCTCCTCGCGGACCTCGGACACGAGGTCGACGCGCTGGCCCTGCCCGCCGACGACAGCTACCGCCTCGCCTTCACCCGCGTCTGGTCGGTGATCGCCGCCGGCCGCCCGGTGCCGCCGGAGCGCGAGGCGGAGCTGCTGCCGCTGACCCGCTATCTGCGCGGGCGCGGCGCGGAGATCCCGGGAGTCGAATACGCCCGCGCGCTGTACGCGTTCCGGATGCTGGGGCAGCTGATCGCCGACGGGGTGATGGCGCGGGACGGCGGGTTCGACGTGGTGCTGACGCCGACGGTCGCGACGCCGCCGCCGCGCGTGGGCGAGCTGCGCAACGACGCGGACCCGAAGGCCGAGTTCGCCGCGGTCGGCGCCTTCACCCCGTTCACGCCGCTCTACAACGCCACCGGCCAGCCCGCGGTGAGCGTGCCGCTGCACTGGAACGCGGCCGGTCTGCCGATCGGCGTCATGCTGGGCGGGCGGTACGGGGAGGACGCGACGCTGGTCGCGCTCTCGGCGCAGTTGGAGCGGGCCCGGCCGTGGGCGCACCGCAAGCCGGAGGTCTGGTAA
- a CDS encoding MFS transporter small subunit produces MTARRTALLVVAWLWVGLPFGYGLYELALKLRQLFTG; encoded by the coding sequence ATGACCGCCCGCCGCACCGCCCTGCTCGTCGTGGCCTGGCTGTGGGTCGGCCTCCCGTTCGGGTACGGCCTTTACGAACTGGCCCTGAAGCTGAGACAACTCTTCACGGGCTGA
- a CDS encoding OFA family MFS transporter, producing the protein MRASGRTRTVVAPPGWSRLLVPPAALSIHLAIGQAYAWSVFKPPLEAALGLSGTASALPFQLAIVMLGLSAAFGGTLVERNGPRWAMAVSAVCFSSGFLVAALGAATRQYWLIVLGYGLIGGIGLGIGYISPVSTLIKWFPDRPGTATGIAIMGFGGGALIASPWSAWLLGALGTDPAGIARTFLVMGLAYAVFMTLGVLLVRVPPAEAGVRDGAVSDAEAPDVEVPGAEAPDAEVPVAEVPDAGAPAAARPPVTAARVSARNALRTPQFWCLWVVLCTNVTAGIGILEKAAPMVTDFFARGPAPVSASAAAGFVGLLSLANMLGRIVWSATSDLVGRKHVYRLYLGVGALMYLLIALAGDASKPLFIGCAAVLLSFYGGGFATVPAYLKDLFGAYQVGAIHGRLLTAWSTAGVLGPLIVNAVADARRSAGHTGPELYTTSFFLMIGLLVAGFAANELVRPVHPRYHEPPPDGARAASRTAPKGAAS; encoded by the coding sequence ATGCGTGCGTCCGGCCGTACCCGTACCGTCGTCGCGCCGCCGGGCTGGAGCCGCCTGCTCGTGCCGCCCGCGGCGCTGTCGATCCACCTCGCCATCGGGCAGGCGTACGCGTGGAGCGTGTTCAAGCCGCCTCTGGAGGCCGCGCTGGGCCTGTCCGGGACGGCCTCCGCGCTCCCCTTCCAGCTGGCCATCGTCATGCTGGGGCTGTCCGCCGCGTTCGGCGGCACCCTCGTCGAACGCAACGGCCCCCGCTGGGCGATGGCCGTCTCGGCGGTCTGCTTCTCGTCGGGCTTCCTGGTGGCGGCGCTCGGTGCGGCCACCCGGCAGTACTGGCTGATCGTCCTCGGCTACGGACTGATCGGCGGCATCGGCCTGGGCATCGGCTACATCTCCCCCGTCTCCACGCTCATCAAGTGGTTCCCGGACCGTCCGGGCACGGCCACCGGCATCGCCATCATGGGCTTCGGCGGCGGCGCCCTGATCGCCTCGCCCTGGTCGGCCTGGCTGCTGGGCGCGCTGGGCACGGACCCGGCCGGGATCGCCCGCACCTTCCTGGTGATGGGGCTGGCGTACGCGGTCTTCATGACGCTCGGCGTACTGCTCGTACGGGTGCCGCCCGCCGAAGCGGGAGTCCGCGACGGTGCGGTTTCCGATGCGGAAGCCCCCGATGTTGAAGTCCCCGGTGCGGAAGCCCCCGACGCGGAAGTTCCCGTTGCGGAAGTCCCTGACGCCGGGGCCCCGGCCGCGGCCCGGCCGCCGGTCACCGCCGCGCGGGTGTCCGCCCGTAACGCCCTGCGCACCCCGCAGTTCTGGTGTCTGTGGGTGGTGCTGTGCACGAACGTCACGGCGGGCATCGGCATCCTGGAGAAGGCGGCGCCGATGGTCACCGACTTCTTCGCGCGCGGCCCGGCGCCGGTGAGCGCGTCGGCCGCCGCGGGCTTCGTCGGCCTGCTGTCGCTGGCCAACATGCTCGGCCGGATCGTCTGGTCGGCCACCTCCGACCTGGTCGGACGGAAGCACGTCTACCGCCTCTACCTGGGCGTGGGCGCGCTGATGTACCTGCTGATCGCACTGGCGGGCGACGCGTCCAAGCCCTTGTTCATCGGATGCGCCGCGGTGCTGCTCTCGTTCTACGGGGGCGGGTTCGCCACCGTGCCCGCCTATCTGAAGGACCTGTTCGGTGCGTACCAGGTGGGCGCGATCCACGGCCGGCTGCTCACCGCGTGGTCCACCGCGGGCGTCCTCGGGCCGCTGATCGTCAACGCCGTCGCCGACGCCCGCAGGTCCGCCGGGCACACCGGCCCCGAGCTGTACACGACCTCCTTCTTCCTCATGATCGGCCTGCTCGTCGCCGGGTTCGCCGCCAACGAGCTGGTGCGGCCCGTGCATCCCCGGTACCACGAACCACCGCCGGACGGGGCCCGGGCCGCCTCCCGCACCGCCCCGAAAGGAGCCGCCTCATGA